Proteins encoded in a region of the Nitrospirota bacterium genome:
- the pal gene encoding peptidoglycan-associated lipoprotein Pal has product MKKTLCACGVTLVASLALMSMSGCSKKSVQSGGDSQATQGMAKGGSAGSSDSSKSGVGSFPDTSLQSSGGGLHGINKNPSEERIGGGTLLAKADPSGSDGRQMDEIRAEQAASAAAGLRDVFFGYDSWTISEDGRQALGRDAEWMKSNASAQVKVEGHCDERGTSAYNLVLGEKRAKAARNYLVELGVGANRLSVVSYGKERPSCNERTEACYQQNRRGHLALKAGK; this is encoded by the coding sequence ATGAAGAAGACGTTGTGTGCCTGCGGCGTGACGCTCGTGGCGAGCCTGGCGTTGATGAGTATGTCGGGCTGTTCCAAGAAGTCTGTGCAATCGGGCGGTGATTCCCAGGCCACTCAAGGCATGGCAAAGGGAGGAAGTGCAGGAAGTTCAGATAGCTCGAAGTCCGGGGTGGGCAGTTTCCCGGACACGAGTCTTCAGTCCAGTGGGGGAGGACTTCATGGGATCAACAAGAATCCTTCGGAAGAGCGAATCGGTGGCGGTACGTTGTTGGCAAAAGCCGATCCTTCCGGCAGCGACGGGCGGCAAATGGATGAGATCCGTGCCGAGCAAGCGGCTTCGGCCGCAGCAGGCTTGCGAGATGTATTTTTCGGCTACGATAGCTGGACCATTTCCGAGGATGGGCGCCAAGCGCTGGGCCGCGACGCCGAATGGATGAAAAGCAATGCCAGTGCGCAGGTCAAGGTCGAAGGGCATTGCGACGAGCGCGGGACCTCTGCCTACAATCTCGTCCTCGGGGAAAAACGGGCGAAAGCGGCGCGGAATTATCTGGTCGAACTCGGTGTCGGCGCCAATCGTTTGTCCGTGGTGTCGTATGGGAAAGAGCGGCCTTCTTGCAATGAACGTACGGAGGCCTGTTATCAGCAGAACCGGCGCGGACATCTTGCGTTAAAGGCCGGGAAGTAA
- the ybgF gene encoding tol-pal system protein YbgF translates to MWNHSDTRGTWTTISLICALLSAGCVAQQADLKQTEKSLQRSIKQTSDESAQTRARQSQEISVLREQELPQLRGELERALHQAQELQGKQEDLKQRSAILEQQTKKLEHLAGKLDTENANRYAQVRESLNAQDVKTKGDRDQFRTEMNSRLDDVNKQMEILRKELIEAVQKTNGALMKNVDARLEEQRKAAADSQNRQDQLAAKFAQFSQSLTGFRDSLTGLSERVGQEEQTNKASTAHINEMNKSVTSHLGEVNKSVASVAQKFAARFDEQDRRLDALSTAVDQAAQNTHVRGGNKAGARQPASKTSPRSAPMLSSDTATVEPVAPSAALPVQTEAAASTSESEESPRPQVSQNVEHADKLEYERLLALFRDGNLDGARQGFAAFLRDYPSSDLSPNARYWLGESHYGKKDYRQAIDSYDRVELDFPQSEKVPAAILKKGYAYLAMKDKKRASSAFKQVVTLYPRSPEAGKASDKLSQLKESR, encoded by the coding sequence ATGTGGAACCATTCGGATACAAGGGGAACCTGGACGACGATCAGTCTCATCTGTGCGCTGCTGTCTGCCGGTTGCGTTGCGCAACAAGCGGATCTCAAGCAGACAGAAAAGAGTCTTCAGCGCAGCATCAAGCAGACGAGCGATGAGTCGGCGCAGACCCGTGCACGACAGAGTCAGGAAATTTCGGTGCTTCGGGAGCAGGAGTTGCCGCAGTTGCGTGGTGAATTGGAGCGGGCATTGCATCAGGCCCAGGAGCTCCAGGGTAAGCAGGAGGACTTGAAGCAACGTTCGGCGATACTTGAACAGCAAACCAAGAAATTGGAACACCTGGCGGGGAAACTGGACACAGAGAACGCCAATCGCTATGCGCAGGTTCGCGAAAGCCTGAATGCACAGGATGTGAAGACCAAAGGGGATCGTGACCAGTTCAGGACCGAGATGAACAGCCGCCTCGACGACGTCAATAAGCAGATGGAGATTCTGCGAAAAGAATTGATCGAGGCGGTGCAGAAGACCAACGGCGCACTCATGAAGAATGTGGATGCCCGTCTTGAGGAGCAGCGCAAGGCTGCGGCGGACAGTCAAAACCGCCAGGACCAATTGGCCGCCAAGTTCGCGCAGTTCAGTCAGTCCTTGACGGGGTTCAGGGATTCGTTGACAGGATTGAGCGAGCGGGTTGGTCAAGAAGAGCAGACGAATAAAGCCTCGACTGCCCATATCAACGAGATGAATAAATCCGTGACCAGTCACTTAGGCGAGGTCAATAAGAGCGTTGCGTCTGTTGCGCAGAAGTTCGCAGCTCGTTTCGATGAGCAGGACCGCCGTCTAGATGCCCTCTCCACAGCCGTCGATCAGGCGGCCCAGAACACACATGTGCGTGGAGGAAACAAGGCTGGTGCTCGTCAGCCAGCGTCGAAGACGTCTCCTCGATCGGCGCCGATGCTGTCGTCCGATACCGCAACAGTTGAGCCGGTTGCGCCGTCGGCGGCACTTCCTGTGCAGACCGAGGCGGCGGCATCAACAAGCGAATCCGAGGAGTCGCCGCGTCCACAAGTTAGCCAGAACGTGGAGCATGCCGACAAGCTTGAGTACGAACGGCTGCTGGCCCTCTTTCGTGATGGGAACCTCGATGGAGCCCGGCAGGGATTTGCCGCATTTTTACGTGACTATCCAAGCTCGGATCTCTCTCCCAACGCGCGGTATTGGCTGGGTGAGTCGCATTACGGCAAGAAGGATTATCGGCAGGCGATCGATTCGTACGATCGTGTCGAGCTGGATTTTCCCCAGAGCGAGAAAGTCCCGGCAGCGATTTTGAAGAAGGGCTATGCGTACTTGGCGATGAAAGATAAGAAGCGCGCCTCTTCGGCCTTCAAACAGGTGGTGACGTTGTATCCACGGAGTCCGGAGGCAGGTAAAGCGTCCGATAAACTATCCCAGTTGAAGGAGTCGCGATAA
- the ybgF gene encoding tol-pal system protein YbgF, protein MRKNIQCVGLVVMLWLGGCAKHADFVELRDNLSTVSKSQDQDQKRLDALQRRLESLERVKDSESGKSKGDPKIDELSARVQKLESRMAAKPEEIPSAPAAPKMEPAPGEPVRPSKPQKPASASDVPTMMPGVPTITPTSAFNLAYNDYLNGKYDLAVAGFQRFVKDFPGTSLTPNGYYWLGESSYQQKDYVRAIQAFEYLTTEFPGNEKVPAALFKSGLAAGETGDLVKSKKHLKRVIEEFPTSDEAKLAKSKLAEIR, encoded by the coding sequence ATGCGCAAGAACATACAGTGTGTAGGGTTGGTGGTGATGCTGTGGCTCGGTGGCTGTGCGAAACATGCTGACTTTGTCGAGTTACGTGATAATTTGTCGACGGTGTCGAAGTCGCAAGATCAGGATCAAAAACGGTTGGATGCTCTGCAACGACGGTTGGAGTCGCTGGAACGGGTGAAGGATAGCGAATCGGGCAAGTCGAAGGGCGATCCGAAAATCGATGAGTTGTCTGCGCGGGTCCAAAAGTTAGAAAGCCGGATGGCTGCCAAACCAGAGGAGATACCGAGTGCACCGGCTGCGCCCAAGATGGAACCGGCTCCAGGAGAGCCGGTCCGTCCCTCCAAACCGCAGAAGCCCGCGTCGGCATCGGATGTGCCGACGATGATGCCCGGTGTCCCGACGATTACCCCGACGTCGGCGTTCAATCTGGCGTACAACGATTATCTCAATGGGAAATACGATCTTGCCGTGGCGGGCTTTCAGCGATTTGTGAAAGACTTCCCCGGCACGTCGCTGACGCCGAACGGTTATTACTGGCTGGGCGAGTCGTCCTATCAGCAGAAAGACTATGTGCGCGCGATCCAAGCATTCGAGTATCTTACGACAGAGTTTCCGGGCAATGAGAAGGTGCCGGCAGCGCTCTTTAAGTCGGGACTTGCGGCGGGCGAGACCGGAGATCTCGTGAAATCGAAGAAGCATCTCAAACGCGTCATCGAAGAGTTTCCTACGTCGGACGAGGCGAAGTTGGCCAAGAGCAAGCTCGCAGAAATTCGATGA
- the mutL gene encoding DNA mismatch repair endonuclease MutL produces the protein MPAASCTAKIQVLPDDVISRIAAGEVVERPAAVVKELLENSLDAGGLHITIDVKDGGLALIRVTDDGEGISRADLPRAFERHATSKLRSDRDLATVTTMGFRGEALPSIASVSHVLVTTSTRQDTVGAQLTLIAGAGSAILDAPAVPGTRIEVSNLFFNQPARKKFLKTTTTEFSHINHVVQLAGLAWPSVHFRLTHNGQEILNYPAVASDRDRILQVYRPAFLDRTIEVRGRAGGLAIRGVMVDPVHARSSKMPQELFVNRRPVRNATVFHAVMDGYGSFLPKGSHPTFVLFLDIEPDRLDVNVHPTKKEVRFADTESLHQLVRQSIRHALGGAERTAIVGLTPTGQSEKATEFVSTVGRETPSFQGSHQAASLSSATLDFRTPSNDAVPRSGSIEGSQLAFAHESVADYQRTGKPHIVPFGQIRQTYLVAQVGEELQVIDQHTAHERVLFQRLWRGWQSRNIPSQPLLIPEPIELSAIQSTLLLKRGDDLEKLGLLIEPFGATAVAIRGVPVGLGKVDVPALVQDLLDDVTEWDKAPSLDLRVQPVLASLACHGAVRAGRTMALPEIQQLIQDWMEEGLITTCPHGRRTAFRLSTDELAKLFGRVGWT, from the coding sequence ATGCCCGCGGCCAGTTGCACCGCTAAAATCCAGGTTCTTCCAGACGATGTAATCAGCCGCATTGCGGCCGGCGAGGTCGTCGAGCGCCCTGCCGCCGTCGTCAAAGAGCTGCTGGAGAATAGTCTCGATGCCGGCGGCCTGCATATCACGATCGATGTGAAAGATGGCGGACTTGCCCTCATTCGTGTGACGGATGACGGAGAGGGCATCAGCCGTGCGGACCTTCCCCGTGCCTTCGAGCGGCATGCCACCAGCAAGCTCCGGTCAGATCGGGATCTGGCTACGGTGACGACGATGGGCTTTCGCGGCGAGGCCCTTCCGAGCATCGCGTCCGTGTCTCACGTGCTGGTGACGACGTCGACTAGGCAGGATACGGTGGGCGCACAGCTCACCCTGATCGCAGGCGCGGGCAGCGCAATTCTCGACGCGCCTGCCGTACCTGGCACCAGGATCGAAGTTTCCAACCTGTTTTTCAATCAACCGGCGAGAAAGAAGTTCCTCAAGACGACCACAACTGAGTTTTCCCATATCAATCATGTCGTGCAGCTCGCAGGTCTGGCCTGGCCGTCGGTGCACTTTCGTCTCACCCATAACGGCCAAGAGATCCTCAATTACCCCGCGGTGGCGTCGGATCGGGATCGAATCCTCCAAGTCTATCGCCCGGCGTTTCTTGACCGAACCATTGAGGTGAGGGGCCGGGCAGGGGGCCTCGCGATTCGCGGCGTCATGGTCGATCCTGTTCATGCACGGTCCTCGAAGATGCCGCAGGAATTGTTTGTGAACCGGCGTCCGGTCCGTAACGCAACCGTCTTTCATGCGGTCATGGACGGGTATGGATCGTTTCTTCCCAAGGGATCACACCCGACGTTCGTCCTCTTTTTGGATATCGAGCCGGATCGACTGGATGTCAACGTACATCCCACGAAAAAGGAAGTCCGTTTTGCGGACACAGAATCGCTCCATCAGTTGGTGCGCCAGTCCATCCGTCACGCACTCGGGGGGGCCGAACGGACGGCCATAGTGGGTCTCACGCCGACAGGGCAGTCGGAGAAGGCCACGGAGTTCGTTTCCACGGTCGGGCGAGAAACTCCCTCCTTTCAGGGTTCTCATCAGGCGGCATCGCTATCAAGCGCTACGCTGGATTTTAGAACTCCTTCGAATGACGCGGTCCCTCGATCAGGCAGCATTGAGGGCAGTCAGTTGGCGTTCGCCCATGAGTCAGTGGCCGATTATCAGCGGACAGGGAAACCTCATATCGTCCCGTTTGGGCAAATTCGTCAGACCTATCTCGTGGCGCAGGTGGGCGAAGAACTCCAAGTGATCGATCAACATACGGCGCACGAGCGGGTCCTTTTTCAACGGCTGTGGCGGGGCTGGCAAAGCCGGAACATTCCGTCGCAGCCGCTCTTGATTCCGGAGCCGATTGAGCTGTCAGCCATCCAGAGCACGTTGTTACTGAAGCGGGGTGATGACCTGGAGAAGCTCGGCCTCTTGATTGAGCCGTTTGGTGCCACGGCTGTGGCGATTCGCGGCGTGCCGGTTGGCCTTGGCAAGGTGGATGTGCCGGCATTGGTGCAGGATCTGCTCGACGATGTGACCGAATGGGACAAGGCTCCGTCGTTGGACTTGCGAGTACAGCCCGTGCTGGCGTCTCTCGCCTGTCATGGGGCGGTGCGGGCCGGACGAACCATGGCGCTTCCCGAGATTCAACAGTTGATTCAGGATTGGATGGAAGAGGGCTTGATCACGACGTGCCCGCATGGGCGCCGCACCGCGTTTCGCCTTTCGACCGATGAACTCGCCAAGTTGTTCGGTCGGGTCGGATGGACATGA